Proteins from one Acropora muricata isolate sample 2 chromosome 9, ASM3666990v1, whole genome shotgun sequence genomic window:
- the LOC136929753 gene encoding thyrotropin receptor-like, with protein sequence MPNETGSSSSSQPFRSNWLTVFVVELAVISIINGFTILTFARNRHLRKRTTYLIINLTIADFFVGTVTGSMHIYHYMTFEPGSGFGWGKFIVIFLENVFTACSLLNLAMLSLERLHATLFPFRHSSMLDWVYFKAVVCIWFLAVIPASACAALFLIAPQAFNYVWVSLIIAVLFTVIVSYVIIALTVKRKAPPYSSGAVSSDRKLTVTLLVVIVLSTLTILPVFSYVVLKISRRLRGFSAEAKFNIRELFNVFFFANSIVNPLVYALRMKEFRKAARVSCSSSNTASRCQIIEMNQMNR encoded by the coding sequence ATGCCCAATGAAACAGGATCCAGTTCCTCTTCCCAACCGTTCAGGTCCAATTGGCTCACAGTCTTTGTCGTCGAACTGGCTGTTATATCTATCATAAACGGTTTTACTATTCTTACTTTCGCAAGAAATCGTCACTTGCGCAAACGTACCACATACCTTATCATAAACCTGACCATTGCTGACTTTTTTGTGGGAACAGTGACTGGATCGATGCATATTTACCATTATATGACATTTGAACCTGGAAGTGGATTCGGCTGGGGAaaatttattgtcatttttttggAAAACGTGTTTACGGCTTGTTCTCTGCTTAACCTAGCAATGCTATCGTTGGAACGGCTTCATGCGACCCTGTTTCCGTTTAGGCACAGTTCAATGTTGGACTGGGTTTACTTCAAGGCCGTTGTCTGCATTTGGTTCTTAGCTGTCATCCCAGCATCCGCCTGCGCGGCGTTATTCCTGATTGCACCACAAGCCTTCAACTACGTTTGGGTGTCGCTCATAATAGCTGTGCTTTTCACCGTCATTGTCTCTTATGTGATAATTGCTCTGACTGTAAAAAGAAAAGCTCCTCCATACTCATCTGGTGCAGTGTCATCCGACAGGAAACTTACAGTCACGTTATTGGTTGTCATTGTTCTCAGCACACTTACTATTCTTCCCGTGTTTTCTTATGTTGTCCTTAAAATAAGCAGAAGATTGAGAGGTTTTTCTGCCGAAGCCAAGTTTAATATCCGGGAGCTATTCAACGTCTTCTTCTTCGCCAACTCCATTGTAAACCCGTTAGTTTATGCCTTaagaatgaaagagtttagaAAAGCCGCAAGAGTTTCGTGCAGCTCATCAAATACAGCTAGCCGGTGTCAAATCATCGAGATGAACCAGATGAATAGATAA